The Equus przewalskii isolate Varuska unplaced genomic scaffold, EquPr2 contig_12508, whole genome shotgun sequence genome includes a window with the following:
- the LOC139081275 gene encoding melanoma-associated antigen B3-like — MPRGQKRKLQTHEKRRQSQGGTQAPKGAQVTATKEEAFPSSSPPPFGVITPQGKPGARSHSALKKAQKALSTTTMSAAVSHTRSYEGVNRKTAKKCSSYQAPLSTVQSQRDPLTKVTGMLVQFLLHMLKMKKPIVKADMLKVVDKKYKSRFLEILKRASFSMEVVFGVDLKEVDSAKHSYILVNKMDLPNNGTVSCGRGFPKPGLLMNLLGVIFLKGNCATEEEIWKFLNQMRVYAGKKHFIFGEPRKLITQDLVKLKYLEYQQVPNSDPPRYEFLWGPRAHAETSKMRVLEFLAKINHTVPSAFESCYKEALRDEEERAQATGALRADTDATASECCGPCLAAPPTSSEVEADSSLCG; from the coding sequence ATGCCTCGGGGTCAGAAGCGTAAGCTCCAAACCCATGAGAAACGCCGCCAATCCCAAGGTGGGACCCAGGCACCGAAGGGTGCTCAGGTCACTGCAACCAAGGAGGAAGCATTCCCCTCCTCGTCCCCTCCTCCTTTTGGTGTTATTACTCCTCAGGGAAAGCCTGGTGCTAGGTCACATAGCGCTCTCAAGAAGGCTCAGAAAGCCCTATCCACCACCACTATGTCTGCAGCTGTTTCTCACACAAGATCATATGAAGGAGTCAACCGCAAAACTGCGAAAAAATGCAGTTCCTACCAGGCCCCACTCTCCACTGTGCAGTCTCAAAGAGACCCTCTAACCAAGGTGACCGGTATGTTGGTGCAGTTCCTGCTGCACATGCTCAAAATGAAAAAGCCCATTGTGAAAGCAGATATGCTGAAGGTTGTCGATAAAAAGTACAAAAGTCGCTTCCTTGAGATCCTCAAAAGAGCTTCTTTCAGTATGGAGGTGGTGTTTGGTGTTGACTTAAAGGAAGTCGATTCTGCCAAGCATtcctacatccttgtcaacaagATGGACCTGCCCAACAATGGGACAGTGAGCTGTGGCAGAGGATTTCCCAAGCCCGGTCTCCTAATGAATCTCCTGGGTGTGATCTTCCTGAAGGGTAACTGCGCCACTGAGGAGGAGATCTGGAAATTCCTGAATCAGATGAGAGTATATGCTGGGAAGAAGCACTTCATATTTGGGGAGCCCAGGAAGCTCATCACCCAAGATTTGGTGAAGCTTAAGTACTTGGAATACCAGCAGGTGCCCAACAGTGATCCTCCACGCTATGAATTCCTGTGGGGCCCAAGGGCCCATGCCGAAACCAGCAAGATGAGAGTCCTGGAGTTTTTGGCCAAGATTAACCATACAGTCCCCAGTGCCTTTGAGTCTTGTTATAAAGAAGctttgagagatgaggaagagagagcccAAGCCACAGGCGCACTGAGGGCTGACACCGATGCCACCGCCAGTGAATGTTGTGGGCCGTGTCTGGCAGCTCCTCCCACATCTAGTGAAGTTGAGGCAGATTCTTCACTTTGTGGTTGA